CCAATCGCAATGTACCCTGCAGCGACATTCCCGTTGCGAATAAACGCTGGATAACCAAGTCGTGTAAATCGCGCGCAATACGATCGCGATCTTCATAAATCGCCAGACGTTCGTGTTCACGTTGCGATTCAGCAAGCACGAGTGTCACGGCCGCTTGTGCGGCAAAACTTTCCACAGATTTCAACGCATCTGGATTTGGATTCATGACGTCTATATCCCAGATAAGCGCAAACACCGCTATGGCTTCATCATCACTCACCATGGGAATCGCAACTATCGAACCGAACGTGCGCGGTTGATCGATATTCAAAAGTGCACCAGTTTGACGCAAGGTCTGTTTCTGTTTCATTGCCTCATGAAGCAGTGAGTGCACCGGAATCTCTCGGCCAATCCACTCCTGTGCAAGTCCATCAAAGGCGGGCGAACGCAATGTGCGCTGACGACTCCTGTGCACTGCCCAACGCGGATCAGGTGATCGGAATATCTTGTAGGCGTCATACTCCTCGACTACTTCTGCGATGAGTTGTCCAGTGCTATCTGGCAGCGCGACAACACATGCATCCGCGCCAGAAATCGCTCGAGCGTGATGTGCCAAAAGTGGGATTACTTCCTCACCATCCACTGATGAGAGCACTGCAGTAGCGATATCTGCAACGGCTTGCTGCCATTCCTCACGTCGACGACTTGATTCATACAAGCGCGCATTCTCAATTGCTACGGCAGCTGCCGCAGCAAGTGCTTCGACAAGACGCTCATCTTCCTCCGTGAAAAATGCACCACCACGCTTTTCCGTGAGGTACAAGTTACCGAAAACGGAACCACCCACACGTACCGGAACTCCAAGGAAGCTGTGCATCGGTGGATGACCGGGTGGAAACCCAACTGATGCATGATGCGCACTGAGATCTTCCAATCGCAAAGCAACTGGATCCTCAATAATCACACCGAGAATTCCTTTTCCTTGGGGAGGTTGACCGAGATTTTCAGCAATCTCACGATCAAGGCCAACATGAATAAACTCCGTTACTTCGCCATCGATGCCCAAAACGCCGAGAGCCCCGTATGTGGAATCCGTCAGTTCAACAGCTTCCTGAACTATTCGTCGCAGGGTCGATGCAAGTTCAAGCCCACCAGCAATGCCAACGAAAGCAGCAAAGAGCCCCGAGTCCGTCTTGTCCATCACATTCCCATCATGCCTTGAGCCATTGCTCGCATGCTCATCGATCGAAGAGTTTTCCGGAGGAAACGAGTGCAACTTCATTTTGCGACCGCCATTGCTCGGAAAACCAACCTGAACCAGCACGAAGTTCCCGACACGTTCCCTGCGATGTCACGACACCATCCATCAGCTCTATGACATGAGCATCATCAGGGATTGCGAGTAGATGATGCGTGATCGTGAGCACAGTGGATTGTGCAAATTGAGATACAAGCGCCAACTCCACCGCGCGAGCTGATTGTGCATCCAAGTGCTCAGTAGGTTCGTCGAGAATGACGAACTCTCGCGGTTCTACCGTGAGTCGCGCTAACGCTAGACGTTGACCTTCTCCACCTGAGATTGAGGTTCCAAAAGCGCCAACTGGTGATCGAACTCCCTGAGGTAAACGCGCCACAAATCCTTCAAGATGCGCACCACCGATGGCTCTGTTCACTGCCTCCTCAGAAATTTCGAGTCGACCCAAGGTGATGTTCTCTTCAATTGTGGTGTTGAACATATGAGCACGCTGTGCCAAGAGTCCCACGTGCTCACGTAACACATCTGGATCTACATCACGCAGTTCCGTGCCATTCATGCGGACTGATCCTGAGTACGAGAGGAACCCCATCAGGACATTTGCCAGAGTGGATTTTCCGGATCCGCTTGGACCCACGATGTAGAGCTGCTCGCCAGGCGCCAACTCAAAACTCACGTTGGTCAGTGCAGGGGTTTGACCCTGATGCCACCACACATTCAAGTCGCGAATTTGGAGCCCTTGAAAGCCCCGTTGCAATACCGCTGGTTTCGCAGGTGTCGTGACTGGCGGTGGCAAATCATTGAGTTCCTCAATGCGCTCTGCACTTCCTCGAACGCGAGGTACCGCAGCGGCAGCACTTGGCAAGTTAGCCAACACATCAAACACAGCGAGTGGAAGTAGGGCCGCTACTGCAATCCACACTGGGCTTACATCCCCCGCGGTGATCGCAGGAGTAATTGCCCAAATCATGCCGATAACGGTGATCCCCTGGATCAAGGTGATCAGTGCTCCACCGAGAGCGAGCCCCGCTGCTGATTTTTGACTTAACGCCGTGAGTTCTGCATCAATCTTCGA
The window above is part of the Candidatus Nanopelagicales bacterium genome. Proteins encoded here:
- the cydC gene encoding thiol reductant ABC exporter subunit CydC, which produces MTSRKPVRNLWRAMRAQRGELSGAIVLGFLASASAVALLAAAGWLIATAAGAPPVLTLTVAAVMVRAFALGRAVFRYFERLAGHDAAFRGLVGLRVSVFTQLERLAPAGLTHFGRGDLLTRLIGDVDSAVDLPLRVVLPWSQSILVMLGTVAFLWWLMPGLAAVMVCSGILGLALVPLLIARVTARAEAQVAPQRAELASSLVTAFSAVADLNAFEASPRAVTQLSKIDAELTALSQKSAAGLALGGALITLIQGITVIGMIWAITPAITAGDVSPVWIAVAALLPLAVFDVLANLPSAAAAVPRVRGSAERIEELNDLPPPVTTPAKPAVLQRGFQGLQIRDLNVWWHQGQTPALTNVSFELAPGEQLYIVGPSGSGKSTLANVLMGFLSYSGSVRMNGTELRDVDPDVLREHVGLLAQRAHMFNTTIEENITLGRLEISEEAVNRAIGGAHLEGFVARLPQGVRSPVGAFGTSISGGEGQRLALARLTVEPREFVILDEPTEHLDAQSARAVELALVSQFAQSTVLTITHHLLAIPDDAHVIELMDGVVTSQGTCRELRAGSGWFSEQWRSQNEVALVSSGKLFDR
- a CDS encoding GAF domain-containing protein: MDKTDSGLFAAFVGIAGGLELASTLRRIVQEAVELTDSTYGALGVLGIDGEVTEFIHVGLDREIAENLGQPPQGKGILGVIIEDPVALRLEDLSAHHASVGFPPGHPPMHSFLGVPVRVGGSVFGNLYLTEKRGGAFFTEEDERLVEALAAAAAVAIENARLYESSRRREEWQQAVADIATAVLSSVDGEEVIPLLAHHARAISGADACVVALPDSTGQLIAEVVEEYDAYKIFRSPDPRWAVHRSRQRTLRSPAFDGLAQEWIGREIPVHSLLHEAMKQKQTLRQTGALLNIDQPRTFGSIVAIPMVSDDEAIAVFALIWDIDVMNPNPDALKSVESFAAQAAVTLVLAESQREHERLAIYEDRDRIARDLHDLVIQRLFATGMSLQGTLRLGDVSEGVEDRISRAVDELDETIREIRQTIFALHEPTSGPASGVRGRVLRETAQSGALLGFDPSVRFVGPVDSLVSDRISEHLIAALREALSNAVKHAQANRIDVMVEVDPATVVLMVTDDGVGISPTGPSRRSGVANLSARAQELGGSCLMERAAEHGGTRLVWRVPLD